Proteins co-encoded in one Dendropsophus ebraccatus isolate aDenEbr1 chromosome 9, aDenEbr1.pat, whole genome shotgun sequence genomic window:
- the LOC138800487 gene encoding E3 ubiquitin/ISG15 ligase TRIM25-like, with the protein MASAELREELNCSICLSLYTDPVSLRCGHNFCRSCIVQVLDTQDGAGGYSCPDCRAEYPERPALEKNRKLGNIVERFLSTQPDMEETRIFCTYCTKSPVPAVKSCLQCETSMCQEHLAAHNRSVNHSLMEPTASFESRKCSTHNEVLKYYCPVDNACICVSCWVAGDHKGHDVELLDVASEKEKEKLRSVIEKLKSEREEAGRRVQKLKHHGREQEEKSSALTERVTGLFTDLRKKLDNVEKRILGEISRQKGEVSVSVCDLVRQVELHKEDLTEKMNQLEGLCNITDPLTFLQEDITSGDISDGSCDVISDVRDAQCLDEAIVSQMVHRGLGHFADDLTDMKIKRQFSVMEKSDILLDIETAHNNVIISQDLRSASYTATSQNRPDGPKRFKTCQVFSSRSFSSGRHYWEVDVSQAKEWLIGAAGESLERKVVGNESYIGYNEKSWAVYENNGFHAWHNNIHKKLVSDSPVRVVGIYLDYEAGRLSFYQLCDPVIHLHTFSTTFTEPLYAAFFICTDTTIRIIK; encoded by the coding sequence ATGGCGTCTGCTGAGCTGAGGGAAGAGCTGAACTGCTCCATCTGCCTGAGCCTCTATACAGATCCCGTATCcctgagatgtggacacaacttctgccgcTCGTGTATTGTTCAGGTGCTGGatacacaggacggggctggaggTTACTCCTGTcctgactgcagagcagaatATCCGGAGCGTCCGGCCCTGGAGAAGAACAGGAAGCTGGGTAATATAGTGGAGCGTTTCTTATCTACTCAGCCTGATATGGAGGAGACCAGAATCTTCTGCACTTACTGTACAAAGTCTCCTGTCCCGGCTGTGAAGTCCTGTCTGCAGTGTGAGACCTCCATGTGCCAGGAACATCTCGCGGCCCATAACAGGTCAGTGAATCACAGTCTGATGGAACCTACTGCCTCATTTGAAAGTAGAAAATGCTCCACACACAATGAAGTGCTGAAATACTACTGTCCTGTAGACAACGCCtgtatctgtgtgtcctgctggGTGGCCGGAGATCACAAGGGACACGACGTGGAGCTACTGGACGTGGCCTCCGAGAAGGAGAAAGAGAAACTGAGATCTGTCATTGAGAAGCTGAAGTCAGAGCGAGAGGAAGCTGGAAGAAGAGTCCAGAAACTAAAGCACCATGGGAGAGAACAGGAAGAGAAATCATCTGCACTCACTGAGAGAGTCACTGGGCTGTTTACTGATCTCAGGAAGAAGCTGGATAATGTAGAAAAGAGAATCCTGGGAGAGATTTCCAGACAGAAGGGTGAggtgtcagtgtcagtctgtgACCTGGTCAGACAGGTGGAGCTACACAAGGAGGATCTGACCGAGAAGATGAATCAGCTTGAGGGATTATGTAACATCACTGATCCGCTGACCTTCCTACAAGAAGATATTACCAGCGGTGACATTAGTGATGggagctgtgatgtcatcagtgatgtaagagACGCCCAGTGTCTGGATGAGGCTATAGTGTCACAGATggtacacaggggactggggcacTTTGCTGATGATCTGACTGATATGAAGATAAAGAGACAGTTCTCAGTGATGGAGAAATCAGACATATTACTGGATATAGAGACCGCTCATAATAACGTTATTATATCACAGGATCTCAGATCTGCTTCTTATACCGCTACATCACAGAACAGACCTGATGGGCCCAAGAGGTTCAAGACGTGTCAGGTGTTCAGTTCCCGCAGCTTCTCCTCTGGGAGACATTACTGGGAGGTGGATGTGAGTCAGGCGAAGGAATGGCTGATAGGGGCGGCCGGGGAAAGTCTGGAGAGGAAGGTGGTGGGTAATGAATCTTATATTGGTTATAATGAAAAATCCTGGGCTGTATATGAGAATAATGGTTTTCATGCATGGCACAATAATATCCATAAGAAGCTGGTATCAGACTCCCCCGTGCGGGTTGTCGGAATCTATCTGGACTATGAGGCCGGCCGTCTGTCCTTCTATCAGCTCTGTGACCCCGTCATACACCTACACACCTTCTCCACCACCTTCACCGAGCCGCTCTATGCCGCTTTCTTTATATGCACAGACACCACCATTAGAATTATAAAATGA
- the MGRN1 gene encoding E3 ubiquitin-protein ligase MGRN1, giving the protein MGAVWGRRIAGVEDIDIQANSAYRYPPKSGNYFASHFFMGGEKFETPHPEGYLFGENSDLNFLGNRPVQFPYLTPAPHEPVKTLRSLVNIRKDSLRLVRYKEGADSPMEDGGKPRVLYGLEFTFDADARVAITVYCQASEEFVGGMAVYSPRSPAPQSQTVYYKRGLSQHFSLPAFKIDFNDWKDEELNFDLDKGVIPLVIQAVVAEGGEGSGHAHVLLAAFEKHVDGSFSVKPLKQKQIVDRVSYLLQEIYGIENKNNQETKPSEDENSDNSNECVVCLSDLRDTLILPCRHLCLCNSCADTLRYQANNCPICRLPFRALLQIRAVRRKPGPLPPISFSPVLAQTLDHDDTSGADNIPPGFEPISLLEALNGLRSPPASAPLYEEIPYSEGLPARGTPENSHQKSKHVKTPDSGLRSPSSPIHEEDEEVTGGCNTERPALVGSLSRDSSQMENISSADTPEIVSAHRGSGSQIDEPVESPEPQEPKEDEAQDASALGPDSCSIGIDE; this is encoded by the exons ATGGGGGCAGTCTGGGGCCGGAGGATCGCGGGGGTAGAAGACATCGACATCCAAGCCAACTCAGCGTACCGCTACCCCCCCAAATCTG gTAATTACTTTGCCAGCCATTTCTTTATGGGGGGAGAAAAGTTTGAGACCCCCCACCCTGAGGGATATCTGTTCGGGGAGAATAGTGACCTTAACTTCCTTGGAAACCGACCTGTTCAg TTCCCGTATCTGACCCCGGCCCCCCATGAGCCGGTGAAGACCCTACGCAGCCTGGTGAACATTCGTAAGGATTCCCTGCGCCTTGTCAG ATACAAGGAAGGAGCGGACAGTCCGATGGAAGATGGAGGAAAACCCCGAGTCTTATACGGTCTAGAATTCACATTTGACGCAGATGCCCGTGTGGCGATCACTGTTTACTGCCAGGCCAGCGAGGAGTTTGTGGGGGGGATGGCCGT GTACAgtccccgcagcccggccccgcaGTCCCAAACCGTCTATTATAAGCGAGGACTAAGTCAGCACTTCTCTCTGCCAGCCTTCAAAATTGACTTCAATGACTGGAAGGATGAGGAG CTGAACTTTGACCTTGATAAAGGGGTCATTCCTCTGGTCATCCAGGCGGTGGTGGCCGAGGGTGGAG AGGGATCTGGGCACGCTCATGTCCTCCTGGCTGCCTTTGAGAAG CACGTTGATGGCAGCTTCTCTGTGAAACCTCTGAAGCAGAAGCAGATA GTGGATCGTGTGAGTTATTTGCTGCAGGAAATCTACGGCATTGAGAACAAGAACAACCAGGAGACTAAG CCGTCTGAGGACGAGAACAGCGACAACAGCAATGAGTGTGTGGTGTGCCTCTCCGACCTGCGGGACACACTCATCCTGCCCTGCCGACACCTCTGTCTGTGCAACTCCTGTGCCGACACCCTGCGCTACCAGGCTAACAACTGCCCCATCTGCCGACTGC CTTTCCGTGCCTTGTTGCAGATCCGCGCGGTGCGGAGGAAGCcgggacccctcccccccatctccttCAGCCCAGTACTGGCTCAGACCCTGGACCATGATGACACCTCT GGGGCAGATAACATCCCGCCGGGATTTGAGCCCATTTCTCTGCTGGAGGCTCTGAATGGACTCCGCTCTCCCCCCGCCAGCGCCCCCCTATATGAGGAGATCCCTTACAGCGAGGGGCTCCCAGCTCGGGGGACCCCAGAAAACTCCCATCAGAAAAGCAAGCACGTGAAGACCCCGGACAG CGGTCTGCGGTCTCCTTCATCCCCCATCCATGAAGAGGATGAGGAGGTGACGGGAGGGTGCAACACTGAGAGGCCGGCCCTGGTCGGCTCCCTTAGTAGAGACTCCTCACAGATGGAG AATATCTCCTCTGCTGACACTCCAGAGATCGTCTCAGCACATCGAG GATCTGGGTCTCAGATTGATGAGCCAGTGGAAAGCCCAGAACCCCAGGAGCCGAAGGAGGATGAAGCCCAAGACGCGTCAG CGCTGGGTCCAGATTCCTGTTCTATTGGGATTGATGAGTGA